The proteins below come from a single Isoptericola dokdonensis DS-3 genomic window:
- a CDS encoding nicotinate phosphoribosyltransferase, with translation MNDERRGNGVPVQTVAAPRSLPAAPLPTVRPSLALLTDRYELTMLQAALADGTAHRHCVFEVFTRRLPPGRRYGVLAGTGRVLEALSAFRFGDAELSYLAGTGVVDDRTLDFLRGYRFTGTVTGYAEGETFFPGSPVLQVEGTFAEAVLLETLVLSILNHDSAVASAASRMTSAAVGRPCLEMGSRRAHEQAAVAAARAAVVAGFAGTSNLEAGFRYGLATIGTAAHAFTLLHDDEEAAFAAQVASAGTGTTLLVDTYDVRRGVERAVAAAGTSLGSVRLDSGDLGTLAVEVRAQLDALGAHGTKIVVSSDLDEYAIAGLAAVPVDSYGVGTSVVTGSGAPTCGMVYKLVARAGADGVLEPVAKASTLKTSQGGRKAAARRLDAEGRAVQEVVLSGPDEAVTAWEPHGAVAGDGELRPLHVPLVTDGAVDSRWVGAYGVENAVLRHQASRSELPRGARRLSHGDPAIPTVEVALAEPVAP, from the coding sequence ATGAACGACGAGCGACGGGGCAACGGTGTCCCGGTCCAGACCGTGGCCGCGCCCCGGTCCCTGCCGGCGGCCCCCCTGCCGACGGTGCGTCCCTCCCTCGCCCTGCTCACCGACCGGTACGAGCTGACGATGCTCCAGGCCGCGCTCGCCGACGGCACCGCGCACCGCCACTGCGTGTTCGAGGTGTTCACCCGGCGGCTGCCGCCGGGGCGGCGCTACGGCGTGCTCGCGGGCACCGGGCGGGTGCTGGAGGCGCTGTCCGCCTTCCGGTTCGGCGACGCCGAGCTCTCCTACCTCGCCGGCACCGGCGTCGTCGACGACCGCACCCTCGACTTCCTGCGGGGCTACCGGTTCACCGGGACGGTCACCGGGTACGCGGAGGGCGAGACGTTCTTCCCCGGCTCCCCCGTGCTCCAGGTCGAGGGTACCTTCGCCGAGGCCGTGCTGCTCGAGACCCTCGTGCTGTCGATCCTCAACCACGACTCGGCGGTCGCGTCCGCCGCGTCGCGCATGACCAGCGCCGCCGTCGGGCGCCCGTGCCTGGAGATGGGGTCGCGCCGCGCGCACGAGCAGGCCGCCGTCGCCGCCGCCCGTGCCGCCGTCGTCGCCGGGTTCGCGGGAACCAGCAACCTCGAGGCGGGCTTCCGCTACGGCCTGGCGACCATCGGCACCGCCGCGCACGCCTTCACCCTCCTGCACGACGACGAGGAGGCGGCGTTCGCCGCCCAGGTCGCGTCCGCGGGCACCGGGACCACGCTGCTGGTCGACACCTACGACGTGCGCCGCGGCGTGGAGCGCGCCGTCGCCGCCGCCGGGACCTCGCTCGGGTCCGTGCGTCTCGACTCGGGCGACCTCGGCACCCTCGCCGTGGAGGTGCGCGCCCAGCTCGACGCCCTCGGAGCGCACGGCACGAAGATCGTCGTCAGCTCCGACCTGGACGAGTACGCCATCGCCGGGCTCGCCGCCGTCCCGGTCGACAGCTACGGCGTCGGCACCTCCGTGGTGACAGGCTCCGGGGCGCCCACCTGCGGCATGGTCTACAAGCTCGTGGCGCGCGCCGGCGCCGACGGCGTGCTGGAGCCCGTCGCCAAGGCCTCCACCCTCAAGACGAGCCAGGGAGGGCGCAAGGCCGCCGCGCGCCGCCTCGACGCCGAGGGACGTGCCGTGCAGGAGGTCGTCCTGTCCGGCCCGGATGAGGCGGTGACCGCCTGGGAGCCGCACGGCGCCGTCGCGGGCGACGGCGAGCTGCGGCCCCTGCACGTCCCGCTGGTGACGGACGGCGCCGTCGACTCGCGCTGGGTCGGCGCCTACGGCGTCGAGAACGCGGTGCTGCGGCACCAGGCCTCCCGGTCCGAGCTCCCGCGCGGTGCTCGCCGCCTCTCGCACGGCGACCCCGCCATCCCGACCGTCGAGGTCGCGCTGGCGGAGCCCGTCGCCCCCTGA
- a CDS encoding DUF2017 family protein has translation MTPFRSTPAGFAATWEPVEREVLARVARDVADLLRADSGLPDGLDADAAFTGVPRVPRDPAVMRLLPDAHRDDAEAAAEFRHLTQTDLAAGKVRRLEAFAAAVGGTADDQGPGGSQVLVPREEAQDFAGALTDLRLVLAERLSLEDDEAVERLHDAVVGGEVDDVVPPAGMDPEQWVYWGGVFVAAGFAQESLMDELLSELRARRSR, from the coding sequence ATGACCCCGTTCCGGTCGACGCCGGCGGGGTTCGCCGCGACGTGGGAGCCCGTCGAGCGTGAGGTGCTGGCCCGGGTGGCGCGGGACGTCGCGGACCTGCTGCGCGCCGACTCCGGCCTGCCGGACGGCCTGGACGCCGACGCCGCCTTCACGGGGGTGCCGCGGGTGCCGCGCGACCCGGCGGTGATGCGGCTCCTGCCGGACGCCCACCGGGACGACGCGGAGGCCGCCGCGGAGTTCCGGCACCTCACGCAGACGGACCTCGCCGCGGGCAAGGTGCGCCGTCTGGAGGCGTTCGCCGCCGCCGTCGGGGGGACGGCCGACGACCAGGGACCGGGCGGCTCCCAGGTGCTCGTGCCGCGCGAGGAGGCGCAGGACTTCGCGGGCGCGCTGACCGACCTGCGGCTCGTGCTGGCCGAGCGGCTGTCCCTCGAGGACGACGAGGCGGTGGAGCGGCTGCACGACGCCGTCGTCGGGGGCGAGGTCGACGACGTCGTGCCGCCCGCCGGGATGGATCCCGAGCAGTGGGTCTACTGGGGCGGGGTGTTCGTCGCGGCGGGGTTCGCCCAGGAGTCGCTGATGGACGAGCTGCTCTCCGAGCTGCGGGCCCGCCGGTCCCGGTGA
- a CDS encoding non-canonical purine NTP pyrophosphatase, translated as MTVEVPAGARLVLASHNRKKLVELLAVLRAQPGLDALPDDAVVTAGDLGAPEPVEDGVTFAENALIKARALAAATGLPAVADDSGLAVDVLGGAPGIFSARWAGRHGDDVANLGLLLAQLGDVRDEHRTAAFVAAVALVTPDGREEVALGEMPGVLVREPRGEHGFGYDPVLVPAEQAPDASGAPGTRTSAELTPDEKNAISHRGKALRTLAPAIAAAL; from the coding sequence GTGACCGTCGAGGTCCCGGCGGGCGCCCGGCTGGTGCTGGCCTCGCACAACCGCAAGAAGCTGGTCGAGCTGCTGGCGGTCCTGCGCGCGCAGCCGGGTCTGGACGCCCTGCCCGACGACGCGGTCGTCACGGCCGGTGACCTCGGCGCGCCGGAACCCGTCGAGGACGGCGTGACGTTCGCCGAGAACGCGCTGATCAAGGCGCGTGCGCTGGCCGCGGCGACGGGACTGCCCGCCGTCGCCGACGACTCGGGCCTGGCCGTCGACGTGCTCGGCGGTGCGCCGGGGATCTTCTCCGCCCGCTGGGCGGGCCGCCACGGCGACGACGTCGCGAACCTCGGCCTGCTGCTCGCCCAGCTCGGCGACGTCCGCGACGAGCACCGCACGGCGGCGTTCGTCGCCGCGGTCGCGCTCGTCACGCCGGACGGCCGCGAGGAGGTCGCGCTCGGCGAGATGCCGGGTGTCCTGGTGCGCGAGCCGCGCGGGGAGCACGGGTTCGGCTACGACCCGGTCCTCGTGCCGGCCGAGCAGGCGCCCGACGCGTCGGGCGCCCCGGGGACCCGGACGTCGGCGGAGCTCACGCCGGACGAGAAGAACGCGATCAGCCACCGCGGCAAGGCGCTGCGCACGCTCGCCCCCGCGATCGCGGCAGCCCTCTGA
- a CDS encoding DUF3054 domain-containing protein has protein sequence MWPAVVCDVVCVLAFALVGTVNHDSATSLVHVAVVALPFLMGLAAGWVGARAWRDPARPWPTGVAVWFATVALGLGLRPLLGGGLEWSFALVTALFLAATLLGWRLLASLARRRRPASAR, from the coding sequence GTGTGGCCCGCGGTCGTCTGCGACGTCGTGTGCGTGCTGGCGTTCGCCCTCGTGGGGACCGTCAACCACGACTCGGCGACCTCGCTCGTCCATGTCGCCGTCGTCGCGCTGCCGTTTCTGATGGGCCTGGCCGCCGGATGGGTCGGCGCCCGGGCGTGGCGCGACCCGGCCCGGCCCTGGCCGACGGGCGTGGCGGTCTGGTTCGCGACCGTCGCCCTCGGGCTGGGCCTGCGGCCCCTGCTCGGCGGTGGCCTGGAGTGGTCGTTCGCCCTGGTGACGGCGCTGTTCCTCGCGGCCACGCTGCTCGGCTGGCGCCTGCTGGCGAGCCTCGCCCGGCGCCGTCGCCCCGCCTCGGCCCGCTGA
- a CDS encoding MBL fold metallo-hydrolase, producing the protein MRLVTVGVAGSMPGPASPASCYLVQADDGTRTWNVLLDLGAGALGALQRVVDPADLDAVTLSHLHPDHCSDLSGLYVYLRYHPERGAVATGVPPHLPVLGPSGTRERAAAMYGLGDDESMDDEYAFATWQPGVPVTVGPLTLEPFVVAHPVEAYGVRVTGPSSLRAGESATLVFSGDTDYCDSLVAGARDADLLLCEAAFQEGRDDDVTPGIHLTGRRAGRVAAEAGAKALVLTHLQPWTSPDQTVADARREYDGPVELAVAGGSHVL; encoded by the coding sequence ATGAGACTCGTCACCGTCGGTGTCGCCGGGTCGATGCCCGGCCCCGCGTCGCCCGCGTCCTGCTACCTGGTCCAGGCCGACGACGGGACGCGCACCTGGAACGTGCTCCTGGACCTGGGGGCCGGGGCACTCGGGGCGCTGCAGCGGGTCGTCGACCCGGCGGACCTCGACGCGGTCACGCTGTCGCACCTGCACCCGGACCACTGCTCCGACCTCAGCGGCCTGTACGTGTACCTGCGCTACCACCCGGAGCGTGGCGCCGTCGCGACGGGCGTGCCGCCCCACCTGCCGGTCCTCGGGCCGTCGGGCACGCGGGAGCGGGCCGCCGCGATGTACGGCCTGGGCGACGACGAGTCGATGGACGACGAGTACGCGTTCGCGACCTGGCAGCCGGGCGTGCCCGTGACGGTCGGCCCGCTCACCCTGGAGCCGTTCGTCGTCGCGCACCCCGTCGAGGCGTACGGCGTGCGCGTGACCGGCCCGTCGTCGCTGCGCGCCGGGGAGTCCGCGACCCTGGTGTTCTCCGGGGACACCGACTACTGCGACAGCCTGGTCGCCGGGGCCCGGGACGCCGACCTGCTGCTGTGCGAGGCCGCGTTCCAGGAGGGTCGCGACGACGACGTGACACCGGGCATCCATCTCACGGGCCGTCGCGCGGGCCGCGTCGCCGCCGAGGCCGGGGCGAAGGCGCTGGTGCTGACGCACCTGCAGCCCTGGACGAGTCCGGACCAGACCGTGGCGGACGCCCGCCGCGAGTACGACGGTCCCGTCGAGCTCGCCGTGGCCGGCGGGTCGCACGTCCTGTGA
- the clpS gene encoding ATP-dependent Clp protease adaptor ClpS, which yields MTITSADTAEETAAHVSAQVADPWVTIVWNDPVNLMSYVAYVFESYFGHPPERARRLMLQVHQEGRAVVSTGPRERMEVDVQAMHGFGLWATMQRADAPGAAGGGA from the coding sequence GTGACGATCACGAGTGCCGACACGGCCGAGGAGACCGCCGCGCACGTCTCGGCGCAGGTCGCGGACCCCTGGGTGACGATCGTGTGGAACGACCCGGTGAACCTCATGAGCTACGTGGCGTACGTGTTCGAGAGCTACTTCGGGCACCCGCCGGAGCGGGCGCGCCGCCTCATGCTGCAGGTGCACCAGGAGGGCCGCGCGGTCGTGTCGACGGGGCCGCGCGAACGCATGGAGGTGGACGTGCAGGCCATGCACGGGTTCGGGCTGTGGGCCACGATGCAGCGCGCGGACGCGCCGGGCGCGGCCGGAGGCGGGGCATGA
- the murI gene encoding glutamate racemase, giving the protein MNDAPIGIFDSGVGGLTVARSVLDQLPHEQLLYIGDTANSPYGPKPLAAVRAMALDVMDRLVDAGVKMLVIACNSATAVALPDARERYTVRRGIPVVEVIRPAARRAVLVSRTGRIGVIGTRATVDSRAYDDAFHVTPGLTITTQACPDFVPLVEAGVTSGPEVLEVAHRYLDPVKAAGVDTLVLGCTHYPLLSGAVSYIMGEGVTLVSSAEETAKDVYRNLVEHGLERSPDAPAPAHRFLATGSPAPFEKLARRFLGPEVNLVEAA; this is encoded by the coding sequence GTGAACGACGCCCCGATCGGAATCTTCGACAGCGGTGTGGGCGGCCTGACGGTCGCCCGCTCGGTGCTGGACCAGCTCCCGCACGAGCAGCTGCTCTACATCGGCGACACGGCGAACAGCCCGTACGGGCCGAAGCCGTTGGCGGCCGTGCGCGCGATGGCGCTGGACGTGATGGACCGCCTGGTGGACGCCGGCGTGAAGATGCTGGTCATCGCGTGCAACTCGGCCACCGCGGTGGCGCTGCCGGACGCCCGCGAGCGCTACACGGTGCGGCGCGGCATCCCCGTGGTCGAGGTGATCCGCCCGGCCGCGCGCCGCGCCGTCCTGGTCTCGCGCACGGGCCGGATCGGCGTCATCGGCACCCGGGCGACGGTGGACTCGCGCGCCTACGACGACGCGTTCCACGTGACGCCGGGACTGACGATCACCACCCAGGCGTGCCCGGACTTCGTGCCGCTGGTCGAGGCGGGGGTGACGTCCGGGCCGGAGGTGCTGGAGGTCGCGCACCGGTACCTCGACCCCGTCAAGGCGGCGGGCGTCGACACCCTCGTGCTCGGCTGCACCCATTACCCGCTGCTGTCGGGCGCCGTGTCCTACATCATGGGGGAGGGCGTCACGCTGGTGTCGAGCGCCGAGGAGACGGCCAAGGACGTGTACCGCAACCTGGTGGAGCACGGCCTGGAGCGGTCGCCTGACGCCCCGGCGCCCGCCCACCGGTTCCTCGCCACGGGCAGCCCGGCACCGTTCGAGAAGCTGGCGCGCCGGTTCCTCGGGCCCGAGGTCAACCTGGTGGAGGCCGCATGA
- a CDS encoding DEAD/DEAH box helicase — protein sequence MFAAAAEPTEPPRPLPQSPSAAAASHLSPAYPRRAPWGTASNLRAWQAEALALYHAKSGRDFLAVATPGAGKTTFALRVATELLEAGLVRRITVVAPTEHLKHQWADAAARVGIRIDPSFKNSQGRHGTHYDGVALTYAQVAAKPALHRARTQAAPTLVILDEVHHGGDALSWGEAVREAFEDATRRLALTGTPFRSDTAAIPFVTYEADAEGIRRSKADYTYGYGDALRDHVVRPVLFMTYSGEMRWRTRSGDEVSARLGEAMTKDMHAQAWRTALDPSGEWIPSVLAAADQRLTEVRRAVPDAGGLVIASDQADARAYAGYLARITGSSPTVVLSDDDGASARIDEFAAGTQRWMVAVRMVSEGVDVPRLAVGVYATSTSTPLFFAQAVGRFVRARKRGETASVFLPSVPLLTGLANAMEAERDHALDRPRTAEEQGIEYDPEAALLAAANKEEKASGELTGSFEALDAQASFDRVLFDGGEFGTGGELGSAAEQDFLGLPGLLDADQVGLLLRQHQAAQAAGRSGGPESARAAELERSEQEHRRAAALRKELSKLVSAWARKASRPHGSVHTELRRRCGGPEVPLATADQLEARIEMVRGWFVGRR from the coding sequence GAGCCGCCCCGACCGCTCCCGCAGTCGCCGTCCGCCGCGGCGGCCTCCCACCTCAGTCCCGCGTACCCGCGGCGGGCCCCGTGGGGGACGGCGTCGAACCTGCGCGCCTGGCAGGCGGAGGCCCTCGCGCTGTACCACGCGAAGTCCGGCCGGGACTTCCTCGCGGTCGCGACGCCGGGCGCCGGCAAGACGACGTTCGCGCTGCGGGTGGCCACCGAGCTGCTCGAGGCGGGCCTCGTGCGCCGCATCACCGTGGTGGCGCCGACGGAGCACCTCAAGCACCAGTGGGCGGACGCCGCGGCGCGCGTCGGCATCCGCATCGACCCGTCGTTCAAGAACTCCCAGGGGCGGCACGGGACCCACTACGACGGCGTCGCGCTGACCTATGCGCAGGTCGCGGCGAAGCCCGCCCTGCACCGCGCGCGCACCCAGGCGGCACCGACCCTGGTGATCCTCGACGAGGTGCACCACGGCGGCGACGCCCTCAGCTGGGGCGAGGCGGTGCGCGAGGCGTTCGAGGACGCCACCCGCCGCCTCGCCCTGACCGGGACCCCGTTCCGGTCGGACACCGCCGCGATCCCGTTCGTCACCTACGAGGCGGACGCCGAGGGCATCCGCCGGTCGAAGGCGGACTACACGTACGGCTACGGAGACGCCCTGCGCGACCACGTCGTGCGCCCGGTGCTGTTCATGACGTACTCGGGCGAGATGCGCTGGCGCACACGCTCCGGCGACGAGGTCAGCGCCCGCCTCGGCGAGGCGATGACCAAGGACATGCACGCGCAGGCGTGGCGCACCGCCCTGGACCCGAGCGGCGAGTGGATCCCGTCCGTCCTGGCGGCGGCCGACCAGCGCCTCACCGAGGTGCGCCGCGCGGTGCCGGACGCCGGCGGCCTCGTCATCGCCTCGGACCAGGCGGACGCCCGCGCGTACGCCGGCTACCTGGCGCGCATCACGGGCTCGAGCCCGACGGTCGTGCTGAGCGACGACGACGGTGCCAGCGCCCGCATCGACGAGTTCGCCGCCGGGACGCAGCGGTGGATGGTGGCGGTGCGCATGGTGTCGGAGGGCGTCGACGTGCCGCGCCTCGCCGTCGGCGTCTACGCCACGAGCACGTCCACGCCGCTGTTCTTCGCGCAGGCGGTCGGCCGGTTCGTGCGGGCCCGCAAGCGCGGTGAGACGGCCTCGGTGTTCCTCCCGTCCGTCCCGCTGCTCACCGGGCTGGCCAACGCGATGGAGGCCGAGCGCGACCACGCCCTCGACCGGCCGCGCACGGCCGAGGAGCAGGGGATCGAGTACGACCCCGAGGCCGCCCTGCTCGCGGCGGCGAACAAGGAGGAGAAGGCGTCGGGCGAGCTGACGGGCTCCTTCGAGGCGCTGGACGCGCAGGCGTCGTTCGACCGCGTGCTGTTCGACGGGGGCGAGTTCGGCACGGGCGGCGAGCTCGGCTCGGCCGCCGAGCAGGACTTCCTCGGCCTGCCGGGCCTGCTCGACGCCGACCAGGTGGGCCTGCTGCTGCGTCAGCACCAGGCGGCGCAGGCCGCGGGCCGGTCCGGTGGCCCGGAGTCGGCGCGCGCGGCGGAGCTGGAGCGTTCCGAGCAGGAGCACCGGCGGGCCGCCGCGCTGCGCAAGGAGCTCTCCAAGCTCGTGTCGGCGTGGGCGCGCAAGGCGAGCCGCCCGCACGGCTCGGTGCACACCGAGCTGCGGCGCCGCTGCGGGGGCCCGGAGGTCCCGCTGGCCACGGCCGACCAGCTCGAGGCGCGGATCGAGATGGTGCGCGGCTGGTTCGTCGGCAGGCGCTGA